The segment ATGTTAAAATAGGAGATGCTACGGCGATTGTTATCATGGAGCGCGTTCTCGACGGGATCGTCCTCGGAAGTATCGGTGCGATCGCCATGCTCCTCCTCTCCACGTACTGGCGTTCAATTGAGCTCAATGTTGCCACACCGATGTTTATATCGTGGATATTCGTATCGGGATTTTTGATAGTCTTTGCCTACTCGGTGAGGAATCCGGATCTGTTGAAGCGATTACTTCACCGCTTTTCCGACTGGCTCGCACGTCGCTGGACATCACGGTATATCGACCGTTTTGTCGGTGCGATTGACCATGAGGTGGATAATTTTCATGACGGTCTTGTCACTTTTGTTGGAAGAGGGAAAGCAGGCGTTTTATGGGGCATAATATTTACGACTGCTTTCTGGTGCTGCGAATTCATTATCGCGTCGCTTATTCTGATAGGGCTCGGGGAACAACCTCATCTTATCGAGTCCTTCATAGTACAGCTCATTATCGCCATTTTGATGATGATCCCCCTGACTCCCGGTGGTTCCGGTGTTGCCGAACTGAGCGCGACGTCACTGTACGGTATTTTTGTTCCGTCTTCTATCGTCGGTGTATTCGTTGTTCTCTGGCGTCTGATACTCTTCTATGTCAATATTATCATAGGCCTCCTTGCCAGCATCTATATTGTACGCCGGGAACTGATTTATCGGACGATCGGTTTGAAGAAGAAGGCAGGACTCCAGGAAGGAA is part of the Methanoculleus sp. SDB genome and harbors:
- a CDS encoding lysylphosphatidylglycerol synthetase: MKRTQLKWLAVSIGFSVAVLALVLYFTTDESTLDYLSRLDPLFLFLGLAVHMAALCFWALRIQFMSRSLGYRVRFGHCLNMVLANMLVAAITPSQAGGEPVRIHELYRADVKIGDATAIVIMERVLDGIVLGSIGAIAMLLLSTYWRSIELNVATPMFISWIFVSGFLIVFAYSVRNPDLLKRLLHRFSDWLARRWTSRYIDRFVGAIDHEVDNFHDGLVTFVGRGKAGVLWGIIFTTAFWCCEFIIASLILIGLGEQPHLIESFIVQLIIAILMMIPLTPGGSGVAELSATSLYGIFVPSSIVGVFVVLWRLILFYVNIIIGLLASIYIVRRELIYRTIGLKKKAGLQEGTDVVTSRREKR